One window of the Candidatus Kinetoplastibacterium desouzaii TCC079E genome contains the following:
- the rpmD gene encoding 50S ribosomal protein L30, which translates to MTNKQLKIKLLRSTIGIKKSHRETVRGLGLRKINSISVLNDTPEVRGMIRKVDYLVDVSNI; encoded by the coding sequence ATGACTAATAAGCAACTAAAAATTAAACTTCTACGTTCCACGATAGGAATTAAAAAGTCTCATCGAGAAACTGTTAGAGGTCTTGGTTTACGAAAAATAAATAGCATTAGTGTTTTAAATGACACTCCTGAGGTAAGAGGAATGATTCGTAAGGTAGATTATCTCGTTGATGTTTCGAATATCTAA
- the rpsE gene encoding 30S ribosomal protein S5, whose product MAKVQGRNNTDKENDDGLREKMIAVNRVSKVVKGGRTMSFAALTVVGDGDGRIGMGKGKAREVPVSVQKAMEQARRNMFKVSLRNGTLQHAVVGKHGASKVIISPASDGSGVIAGGPMRAIFEVMGVRNVVAKSLGSSNPYNLVRATFNGLRSSLTPSEVAAKRGKSVEEILG is encoded by the coding sequence ATGGCCAAAGTACAAGGCAGGAATAATACAGATAAAGAAAATGATGACGGCTTACGTGAGAAAATGATAGCTGTTAATCGTGTCAGCAAAGTTGTTAAGGGTGGACGAACTATGAGTTTTGCCGCTCTTACAGTTGTTGGTGATGGTGATGGTCGTATAGGTATGGGTAAGGGTAAAGCTCGTGAGGTTCCTGTATCTGTTCAGAAAGCTATGGAACAAGCTCGTCGTAATATGTTTAAAGTTTCTCTAAGAAATGGAACTTTACAGCATGCTGTTGTTGGTAAACATGGAGCTTCTAAAGTAATAATTTCTCCAGCATCTGATGGTTCAGGAGTTATAGCTGGTGGTCCTATGCGTGCTATCTTTGAGGTAATGGGAGTACGTAATGTTGTAGCAAAAAGTTTAGGTTCTAGTAATCCATATAACTTAGTTAGAGCTACATTTAATGGTTTGCGTAGTTCTTTAACGCCTTCAGAAGTAGCAGCTAAAAGAGGTAAAAGCGTTGAGGAAATATTAGGATAA
- the rplR gene encoding 50S ribosomal protein L18: protein MNKRNSRLRRSIPTRRRIRELQINRLSVFRSNLHIYANIISPEGDKILVSASTAESEVRSLVASKTTHGGNKIAASIIGMRIAEKAKAVGIESVAFDRSGFRYHGRIKELADAARNAGLRF, encoded by the coding sequence ATGAACAAAAGAAATTCCAGGTTACGTCGTTCAATTCCGACAAGGCGTAGAATTAGAGAATTGCAAATTAATCGCCTTTCTGTTTTTCGTTCTAACTTGCATATTTATGCAAATATTATTTCACCTGAAGGGGATAAGATTTTAGTTAGTGCTTCTACAGCAGAGTCAGAAGTTCGTTCTTTAGTGGCAAGCAAAACTACTCATGGAGGTAACAAAATAGCTGCTTCTATAATTGGTATGCGTATCGCGGAAAAAGCAAAAGCAGTAGGAATTGAATCTGTTGCTTTTGATCGTTCAGGATTTCGTTATCATGGCAGGATTAAAGAGCTTGCTGATGCAGCACGAAATGCTGGCTTACGGTTTTAA
- the rplF gene encoding 50S ribosomal protein L6 — protein MSRIAKYPIEIPEGVQVKIEQEQIIVTGKLGNLTQFLVDDVKVDLIDNKISFSLVNSSDHSKAMIGTLRALISNMVVGVSKGFERKLLLIGVGFRASIQSNVIKLQLGFSHDVLYSLPEGISAQIPVPTEIIIKGIDKQAVGQVAAKIRSYRPPEPYKGKGVRYVDEKVVLKEAKKK, from the coding sequence ATGTCACGAATCGCTAAATATCCTATTGAAATACCTGAAGGAGTTCAGGTAAAAATTGAACAAGAGCAAATTATTGTCACTGGAAAATTAGGTAATCTTACTCAATTTCTAGTTGATGATGTAAAAGTAGACTTGATAGATAATAAGATTAGTTTTTCTTTGGTTAATAGTTCTGATCATTCAAAAGCAATGATTGGCACCTTGCGTGCATTAATATCTAATATGGTTGTAGGTGTTAGTAAAGGTTTTGAGCGCAAGTTGCTTTTAATTGGTGTTGGTTTTAGAGCATCTATACAAAGTAATGTTATAAAGTTGCAGCTTGGTTTTTCTCATGATGTTTTATATTCCTTACCTGAAGGGATTTCTGCACAAATCCCTGTTCCTACAGAGATAATCATTAAAGGTATAGATAAGCAAGCAGTTGGTCAGGTAGCAGCTAAAATTAGATCTTATCGTCCACCTGAACCTTATAAAGGTAAAGGTGTTAGATACGTTGATGAAAAAGTTGTTCTTAAAGAAGCTAAAAAGAAATAA
- the rpsH gene encoding 30S ribosomal protein S8 has product MSMSDPIADMLTRIRNAQQADKLTVSMPSSNIKMAIAAVLKEEGYVDNFQIKGVVSKPELEITLKYYAGRPVIEKIDRVSRPGLRVYKKSASIPQVMNGLGIAIVSTSRGVMTDRKARASGVGGEVLCYVA; this is encoded by the coding sequence ATGAGCATGAGCGATCCGATTGCTGATATGTTGACTCGTATTCGCAACGCACAGCAAGCTGATAAATTAACGGTTAGCATGCCTTCTTCAAATATTAAAATGGCTATAGCTGCTGTTTTAAAAGAAGAAGGATACGTGGATAACTTTCAAATTAAAGGTGTTGTTTCTAAACCTGAGTTAGAAATTACTCTTAAATATTATGCAGGAAGGCCAGTTATAGAAAAGATTGATAGAGTTTCTAGACCTGGTTTACGTGTTTATAAAAAAAGTGCAAGTATTCCTCAAGTTATGAATGGTTTGGGAATAGCAATTGTTTCAACTTCGCGAGGTGTTATGACAGACCGTAAAGCTCGAGCTAGTGGAGTTGGTGGTGAAGTTTTATGCTACGTGGCTTAA
- the rpsN gene encoding 30S ribosomal protein S14: MAKLSLINRDIKRIKLANKFAAKRAELKSCIDDSSKNEEERYQARLKLQQLPRNANPTRQRNRCLITGRPRGVFRQFGLARHKLREMAMRGEIPGMTKASW; encoded by the coding sequence GTGGCTAAACTATCCCTTATAAATCGCGATATTAAACGCATAAAATTGGCAAATAAATTTGCTGCAAAACGTGCTGAATTAAAGAGCTGTATTGATGATTCTTCTAAAAACGAAGAAGAAAGATATCAAGCTAGACTTAAGCTGCAACAATTGCCGCGAAATGCCAATCCGACTAGACAACGTAATCGTTGTCTTATTACAGGGCGCCCTAGAGGTGTTTTTCGTCAGTTTGGTTTAGCTCGCCATAAATTGCGCGAGATGGCAATGCGAGGTGAAATACCTGGCATGACTAAAGCTAGCTGGTAG
- the rplE gene encoding 50S ribosomal protein L5: protein MSRLQDLYKNEVIANLRSKFGYKSVMEAPRVSKVTLNMGVSEAVADKKVIDSAVSDLTRISGQKAVVTKTRKAIAGFKIRENYPIGCMVTLRGERMYEFLDRLVTIALPRVRDFRGISGRAFDGRGNYNVGVKEQIIFPEIEYDKVDVIRGLNISINTTAKTDEEAKALLTAFGFPFRN, encoded by the coding sequence ATGTCTAGACTGCAAGATTTATATAAAAATGAAGTTATAGCAAATTTACGCTCTAAGTTTGGTTATAAAAGCGTAATGGAAGCTCCTCGTGTTTCTAAAGTTACTCTTAATATGGGAGTTTCAGAGGCTGTTGCAGATAAGAAAGTGATTGATAGTGCTGTTTCTGATTTAACAAGAATATCTGGTCAAAAGGCTGTTGTAACAAAAACACGAAAAGCTATAGCTGGTTTTAAAATTAGAGAGAATTATCCAATAGGTTGCATGGTTACGCTACGCGGCGAACGCATGTATGAATTTCTGGATCGCTTGGTAACAATTGCACTGCCTAGAGTGCGTGACTTTAGAGGAATTTCTGGTCGCGCATTTGATGGTCGTGGAAATTATAATGTTGGTGTTAAGGAACAAATTATTTTTCCTGAGATCGAGTATGACAAAGTTGATGTTATTCGAGGTCTAAATATTAGCATTAATACTACAGCGAAGACTGATGAGGAAGCTAAAGCTCTATTGACAGCTTTTGGTTTTCCTTTTCGTAATTAA
- the rplX gene encoding 50S ribosomal protein L24 gives MNKIRKGDEVIVLSGRDKKKRGIVLARVDKDHLLVEGVNVVKKHLKANPMANNPGGIINKTMPIHISNVALFNSTTNKGERVGIKKNDDGNNVRIFRSSGDVVVGDKS, from the coding sequence ATGAATAAAATTAGAAAAGGAGATGAGGTCATTGTTCTTTCTGGTCGTGATAAAAAGAAACGAGGAATCGTTTTGGCGCGAGTAGATAAAGACCATTTATTGGTAGAAGGCGTTAATGTTGTGAAAAAGCATCTTAAGGCTAATCCAATGGCTAATAATCCAGGTGGTATTATAAATAAGACTATGCCAATACACATTTCAAATGTTGCTCTTTTTAATTCTACAACTAATAAGGGAGAGCGTGTAGGCATTAAGAAAAATGATGATGGTAATAATGTCAGAATTTTTCGTTCCAGTGGTGATGTTGTTGTTGGTGATAAGTCATAA
- the rplN gene encoding 50S ribosomal protein L14, which translates to MIQMQTTLDVADNTGARHVMCIKVLGGSKRRYAGIGDVIKVSVKDAAPRGKVKKGEVYNAVVVRTAKGVRRKDGSLIRFGSNAAVLLNAKLEPIGTRIFGPVTRELRGERFMKIVSLAPEVL; encoded by the coding sequence ATGATCCAAATGCAGACCACGCTAGATGTGGCCGATAACACTGGTGCTCGTCATGTAATGTGCATCAAGGTTCTTGGTGGTTCTAAGCGACGTTATGCCGGAATCGGCGATGTTATTAAAGTAAGTGTGAAAGATGCCGCCCCGCGTGGGAAGGTAAAGAAAGGTGAGGTTTATAATGCAGTAGTAGTTCGTACTGCTAAAGGAGTGCGTAGAAAAGATGGTTCTTTAATTCGTTTTGGTAGTAATGCTGCTGTTTTGCTTAATGCTAAATTAGAACCTATAGGTACTCGTATTTTTGGACCTGTTACTCGTGAACTACGTGGAGAGAGATTCATGAAAATTGTCTCCTTGGCTCCAGAGGTTTTGTAA
- the rpsQ gene encoding 30S ribosomal protein S17: MDKVIEDQITKRQRILVGKVVSSKMDKSVVVKVERRVKHQIFGKIVTRSANYKAHDEDNKYKEGDLVEIKECRPISRDKSWVVVRLVNTSSVF; this comes from the coding sequence ATGGATAAAGTAATAGAAGATCAAATTACTAAACGCCAGCGTATTTTAGTTGGCAAGGTTGTTAGTAGTAAAATGGATAAGTCAGTTGTGGTAAAGGTAGAACGACGTGTTAAACATCAAATTTTTGGTAAAATAGTTACTCGATCTGCTAATTATAAAGCTCATGACGAAGATAATAAATACAAAGAAGGAGATTTGGTAGAAATAAAGGAATGCAGGCCAATTTCACGTGATAAATCTTGGGTTGTTGTTCGTTTGGTTAATACTAGTTCTGTTTTTTAG
- the rpmC gene encoding 50S ribosomal protein L29 — MKASELRLKDISELNNELNSLLKAQFKLRMQMATKQLVNTAQINNTRKGIARIRTILTEKARKQSNG; from the coding sequence ATGAAGGCTAGTGAACTTCGTTTAAAAGATATATCAGAGTTGAATAATGAGCTTAATAGTTTATTGAAAGCACAGTTTAAACTGCGTATGCAAATGGCTACTAAACAACTTGTTAATACTGCTCAAATAAACAATACTAGGAAAGGTATTGCTAGAATACGTACTATTTTGACAGAAAAAGCAAGGAAACAATCAAATGGATAA
- the rplP gene encoding 50S ribosomal protein L16, giving the protein MLQPARRKYRKEHKGRNTGLATSGANVSFGEFGLKATGRGRLTARQIESARRAINRHIKRGGRVWIRIFPDKPISQKPAEVRMGNGKGNPEYWVSEIQPGKVLYEMEGVSEELAREAFRLAAAKLPISTVFVSRRIGGS; this is encoded by the coding sequence ATGTTACAACCAGCTCGTAGAAAATATCGTAAAGAACATAAAGGTCGTAATACAGGTTTGGCTACTAGTGGAGCTAACGTTTCTTTTGGGGAGTTTGGTTTAAAGGCTACTGGTAGAGGTAGATTAACTGCAAGGCAAATAGAATCTGCTAGACGAGCCATTAATAGGCATATTAAGCGTGGTGGTCGTGTATGGATTCGAATTTTTCCTGATAAACCAATATCTCAAAAGCCTGCTGAAGTTAGAATGGGTAATGGTAAAGGAAATCCAGAATATTGGGTTTCTGAAATCCAACCTGGGAAAGTATTGTACGAAATGGAAGGAGTTAGCGAAGAACTTGCTCGTGAAGCTTTTCGTTTAGCTGCTGCTAAATTGCCTATTTCGACAGTATTTGTATCTCGTCGTATAGGTGGTTCTTAA
- the rpsC gene encoding 30S ribosomal protein S3, with the protein MGQKIYPTGFRLPVSRNWSSRWYSEDRDFSSILAGDIRIREYLKKKLKSASVSRVLIERPAKNARVTIYSARPGVVIGKRGEDIEILKADLQKLAGVPVHVNIEEVRKPETDAQLIADSIAQQLEKRIMFRRAMKRAMQNAMRLGVQGIKIMSSGRLNGIEIARTEWYREGRVPLHTLKANIDYGTSEARTTYGIIGVKVWVYKGDLLLSGDSLFDSNNVVREEEPKKVRKSARGEKTDNKNNRHRNRNRSSAKVAVTSSSGEGD; encoded by the coding sequence ATGGGACAAAAAATTTATCCTACAGGATTTCGTCTGCCGGTTTCTAGAAACTGGTCTTCTAGATGGTACTCTGAAGATCGTGATTTTAGTTCTATTTTGGCAGGTGATATTAGGATTCGTGAATACTTAAAGAAAAAACTTAAGAGTGCTTCAGTTAGTCGTGTGTTAATAGAAAGACCTGCAAAAAATGCTAGAGTGACTATTTATTCTGCTAGACCTGGTGTTGTAATAGGTAAAAGAGGTGAAGATATAGAAATTCTTAAAGCTGATTTGCAAAAGTTAGCAGGTGTTCCTGTTCATGTTAATATAGAAGAAGTTAGAAAACCAGAAACTGATGCTCAATTAATTGCTGATTCTATAGCACAGCAGTTAGAAAAGAGAATAATGTTTCGTAGAGCAATGAAAAGAGCCATGCAGAATGCTATGCGTTTAGGGGTTCAAGGTATTAAGATCATGAGTTCTGGTAGGCTTAATGGTATTGAAATAGCTAGAACTGAATGGTATAGAGAAGGTAGAGTTCCTTTACATACTTTAAAAGCAAATATAGATTATGGCACCTCTGAAGCTCGTACTACTTATGGTATTATAGGCGTAAAAGTTTGGGTTTATAAGGGAGATTTGCTGTTAAGTGGTGATTCTTTATTTGATTCTAATAATGTTGTTCGTGAAGAAGAGCCAAAAAAAGTTCGTAAATCTGCTCGCGGTGAAAAGACAGATAATAAAAACAATCGTCATCGTAATCGCAACCGTTCATCTGCTAAGGTTGCAGTAACTTCTTCATCTGGTGAAGGAGATTAA
- the rplV gene encoding 50S ribosomal protein L22 — protein sequence METTAVVRGVHISSQKTRLVADLIRGKTVSQALNILKFSSKKAAGILKKAVDSAIANAEHNHGADIDELRVSAIFVDKAQSMKRFSARAKGRGNRIEKQTCHITVKVGS from the coding sequence ATGGAAACTACTGCTGTCGTTCGTGGAGTTCATATATCTTCTCAAAAAACACGTTTGGTTGCTGATTTAATTAGAGGTAAAACGGTTTCACAAGCGCTTAATATACTGAAGTTTTCTTCTAAGAAGGCTGCTGGTATTTTAAAGAAAGCTGTTGATTCTGCTATAGCTAATGCAGAGCATAATCATGGTGCTGATATAGATGAATTACGAGTAAGTGCAATTTTTGTAGATAAGGCACAATCCATGAAGCGTTTTTCTGCAAGAGCTAAAGGTCGTGGCAATCGTATTGAAAAACAAACATGTCATATTACAGTTAAAGTCGGATCCTAG
- the rpsS gene encoding 30S ribosomal protein S19, which produces MSRSIKKGPFVDLHLMKKVDAAVAGKDKKPIKTWSRRSTVLPEFIGLTIAVHNGRQQVPVYINENMVGHKLGEFALTRTFKGHAADKKAKR; this is translated from the coding sequence ATGTCACGTTCGATAAAAAAAGGTCCTTTTGTCGATCTTCATCTTATGAAGAAAGTAGATGCTGCTGTTGCAGGCAAAGATAAGAAACCAATTAAAACATGGTCTAGAAGATCTACAGTTTTACCTGAGTTTATTGGTTTAACTATTGCCGTTCATAATGGTCGTCAACAAGTACCTGTTTATATAAATGAAAATATGGTTGGTCATAAGCTAGGAGAGTTTGCTTTGACTAGAACTTTTAAAGGTCATGCTGCTGATAAAAAGGCTAAAAGGTAA
- the rplB gene encoding 50S ribosomal protein L2: MTIVKVNPTSPGRRGLVKLSNQNLHKGAPFFPLLEKQKRGSGRNNNGHITIRHKGGGHKQAYRIIDFLRNKDGIPAKVERLEYDPNRSANIALLCYSDGERRYIVAPRGLVIGAVVLSGLDAPIKIGNTLPIRNIPVGSTIHCIEMRPGKGAQLSRSAGSSAVLLAREGVYAQVRLKSGEVRNIHVECRATLGEVGNEEHSLRQIGKAGAMRWRGIRPTVRGVAMNPVDHPHGGGEGRTGEAREPVSPWGTPAKGYKTRRNKRTTNMIVQRRKNK; this comes from the coding sequence ATGACAATTGTTAAAGTGAATCCAACGTCACCAGGCAGAAGAGGTTTAGTTAAGCTTTCCAACCAGAATTTGCATAAAGGCGCACCTTTTTTTCCTTTGTTGGAGAAACAGAAACGTGGTTCTGGTCGTAATAATAATGGACATATTACCATTAGGCATAAAGGTGGCGGGCATAAACAAGCTTATAGGATAATAGATTTTCTTAGGAATAAGGATGGTATTCCTGCAAAAGTAGAACGGCTTGAGTATGATCCTAATCGTAGCGCTAATATTGCTTTATTATGTTATTCAGATGGGGAAAGACGCTATATAGTAGCTCCTAGAGGTTTAGTAATTGGAGCAGTTGTATTGTCTGGATTAGATGCTCCTATAAAAATAGGTAATACTCTTCCTATACGTAACATACCTGTTGGCTCAACTATACATTGTATAGAAATGCGTCCAGGCAAAGGAGCGCAACTTTCTAGATCGGCTGGATCATCAGCTGTTTTACTTGCTAGAGAAGGTGTTTACGCTCAGGTTCGTTTGAAGTCTGGTGAGGTTCGTAATATTCATGTTGAATGTCGAGCTACTCTAGGTGAAGTTGGGAATGAAGAACATAGTCTTAGGCAAATAGGTAAAGCTGGCGCAATGCGTTGGCGTGGAATTCGTCCTACGGTTAGAGGCGTGGCTATGAATCCGGTTGATCATCCACATGGTGGAGGTGAAGGCCGAACAGGGGAGGCTCGAGAGCCAGTTAGTCCATGGGGTACTCCAGCCAAGGGTTATAAAACTCGTCGCAATAAAAGGACTACTAATATGATAGTCCAGAGACGCAAAAACAAATAA
- the rplW gene encoding 50S ribosomal protein L23, giving the protein MNAERLMQVILAPIITEKATFIAEKSRQVVFRVLPNATKIEIKEAVELLFKVQVDSVTVLNHKGKTKRFGRFVGRRRNEKKAYVSLHEGHEINFAEVV; this is encoded by the coding sequence ATGAATGCAGAACGTTTAATGCAGGTAATTTTGGCTCCTATTATTACAGAAAAGGCTACTTTTATTGCTGAGAAGTCTCGTCAAGTAGTTTTTCGTGTTTTGCCAAATGCTACTAAAATAGAAATAAAAGAAGCAGTAGAGTTGTTGTTTAAAGTGCAAGTTGATTCCGTGACCGTTCTTAATCACAAGGGAAAAACTAAACGTTTTGGTCGTTTTGTAGGCCGTCGTCGCAATGAAAAGAAGGCATATGTTTCTCTTCATGAAGGGCATGAAATTAACTTTGCAGAGGTGGTGTAA
- the rplD gene encoding 50S ribosomal protein L4, protein MDLKLLNDQGHSDLFSVSDDVFACNFNESLVHQVVIAFQANARLGNRAQKDRSEVRHSTKKPWKQKGTGRARAGMTSSPLWRGGGRIFPNSPEENFSQKINKKMYRSGMRSIISQIVREDRLIVVESFKLDSPKTKLAANKIKSLGLTSAMILVEEIDENIYLATRNLPHIAVTEPRYIDPLSLIHYKKILITKAAISQIEEMLG, encoded by the coding sequence ATGGATTTAAAGCTCCTTAATGATCAAGGTCATAGTGATTTGTTTAGTGTATCTGATGATGTTTTTGCCTGTAATTTTAATGAATCATTAGTGCATCAAGTGGTTATTGCTTTTCAGGCAAATGCGCGTTTAGGAAATCGTGCTCAGAAAGATAGATCTGAAGTTAGACATAGCACAAAAAAACCATGGAAACAAAAAGGTACAGGCAGAGCTCGTGCTGGTATGACTTCTTCTCCTTTATGGCGTGGTGGTGGTCGTATATTTCCTAACTCTCCAGAAGAGAATTTTTCCCAGAAAATAAATAAGAAAATGTATCGTTCTGGCATGAGATCTATAATATCTCAGATAGTTCGTGAAGATCGTTTGATTGTTGTAGAGTCTTTTAAGTTAGATTCTCCTAAGACTAAATTGGCTGCTAATAAAATTAAATCGCTTGGATTAACGTCAGCGATGATTTTGGTGGAAGAAATTGATGAGAATATATATTTAGCCACTCGTAATTTGCCTCATATTGCAGTTACAGAGCCTCGTTATATAGATCCTTTGTCTCTTATACACTATAAAAAAATTCTTATTACAAAAGCTGCTATTAGTCAAATAGAGGAGATGCTAGGATGA
- the rplC gene encoding 50S ribosomal protein L3, which yields MSELTTTSLPYRLGMIGRKIGMTRIFTDEGESIPVTVVDVSNNRIAQIKSHLVDGYTAIQVAYGSRRVSRLSKSQIGHYAKAGIEAGSSLREFHLNDEMLQLKNFSVGSVIAIDSLFKAGQHVDVTGTTIGKGFAGSIKRHNFGAQRNSHGNSRSHRAPGSIGQAQDPGRVFPGKKMPGHMGAVTRTVQNLQIVRIDLERSLLLLKGAVPGYSDSDVIVRPAIKKIIKERGQE from the coding sequence ATGTCAGAGTTGACAACTACTTCTTTGCCTTATAGGCTAGGAATGATAGGTCGCAAGATTGGCATGACTCGTATATTTACAGATGAAGGGGAATCTATTCCTGTGACTGTAGTAGACGTGTCTAATAATCGTATAGCTCAGATTAAATCACATTTAGTTGATGGGTATACTGCCATTCAAGTAGCTTATGGATCTCGTAGAGTTTCTCGTTTATCTAAGTCTCAAATTGGCCATTATGCTAAAGCAGGTATAGAGGCAGGTAGTAGTCTTAGAGAGTTTCATTTGAATGATGAGATGCTTCAGTTGAAAAATTTTTCTGTTGGTTCTGTGATTGCTATTGATAGCTTGTTTAAAGCTGGTCAGCATGTTGATGTAACTGGAACAACAATAGGTAAGGGTTTTGCTGGGTCTATTAAGCGTCATAATTTTGGAGCTCAAAGAAATTCACATGGTAATTCACGTTCTCATAGAGCTCCTGGATCTATAGGTCAGGCTCAGGATCCTGGTAGGGTTTTCCCAGGAAAGAAAATGCCTGGTCATATGGGAGCTGTAACTCGTACTGTTCAAAATCTACAGATAGTAAGAATAGACTTGGAAAGAAGTTTACTTCTTTTAAAAGGAGCTGTTCCAGGTTATTCTGATTCAGACGTGATAGTACGTCCAGCTATTAAAAAGATTATAAAAGAGAGGGGGCAAGAATAA
- the rpsJ gene encoding 30S ribosomal protein S10, with the protein MKNQKIRIRLKAFDYKLIDQSAAEIVDTAKRTGAVVRGPVPLPTRIRRYDLLKSPHVNKTSRDQFEIRTHQRLMDIVDPTDKTVDALMRLDLPAGVDVEIALQ; encoded by the coding sequence ATGAAAAACCAAAAGATTCGCATCCGTTTAAAGGCATTTGATTATAAATTAATAGATCAATCTGCGGCGGAAATAGTAGATACAGCAAAACGAACTGGGGCTGTAGTAAGAGGTCCTGTTCCTTTGCCTACTCGTATTCGTCGTTATGATTTATTAAAATCTCCTCATGTTAATAAAACATCACGCGATCAGTTTGAAATTCGTACACATCAAAGACTAATGGATATAGTAGATCCAACTGATAAAACTGTTGATGCTTTAATGAGACTGGATTTACCAGCAGGTGTTGATGTTGAAATTGCTTTACAGTAG
- the tuf gene encoding elongation factor Tu: MAKGKFERSKPHVNVGTIGHVDHGKTTLTAAITTVLAVKFGGEARGYAQIDAAPEEKARGITINTSHVEYETASRHYAHVDCPGHADYVKNMITGAAQMDGAILVVSAADGPMPQTREHILLSRQVGVPYIVVFLNKADMVDDEELLELVEMEVRELLSKYDFPGDDTPIIKGSAKLALEGDKGDLGEKAILALADALDQYIPTPERAIDGAFLMPVEDVFSISGRGTVVTGRIERGIVKVGEEIEVVGIKNTVKTTCTGVEMFRKLLDQGQAGDNVGILLRGTKREDVERGQVLAKPGSITPHTEFTAEVYVLSKEEGGRHTPFFKGYRPQFYFRTTDVTGTIELPADKEMVLPGDNVSITVKLLAPIAMEEGLRFAIREGGRTLGAGVVSKVIV, encoded by the coding sequence ATGGCGAAAGGCAAGTTTGAACGTAGTAAGCCGCACGTAAACGTTGGTACTATTGGTCACGTTGATCATGGTAAAACAACTTTGACAGCGGCTATTACTACCGTTTTGGCAGTTAAGTTTGGTGGTGAAGCTCGTGGGTATGCTCAGATTGATGCTGCTCCAGAAGAAAAGGCTAGAGGTATTACTATAAATACATCTCATGTTGAGTATGAGACTGCTAGTCGTCATTATGCTCATGTTGATTGTCCTGGTCATGCTGACTATGTAAAAAACATGATTACAGGGGCTGCTCAGATGGATGGAGCCATTCTTGTCGTTTCTGCGGCTGATGGTCCTATGCCACAAACTAGAGAGCATATATTATTATCTCGTCAAGTTGGTGTTCCATATATCGTAGTTTTTTTGAATAAAGCTGATATGGTTGACGATGAGGAACTTCTTGAGCTTGTAGAGATGGAAGTTCGTGAGCTTTTGTCTAAGTATGACTTTCCTGGTGATGATACTCCTATTATTAAGGGTTCTGCCAAATTAGCATTGGAAGGTGACAAGGGTGATTTAGGTGAGAAGGCTATTTTAGCTTTGGCTGATGCTTTAGATCAATATATACCAACTCCTGAGCGTGCTATAGATGGGGCTTTTTTGATGCCTGTTGAAGATGTGTTTTCTATCTCTGGAAGAGGCACTGTTGTTACAGGTCGTATAGAAAGAGGTATAGTAAAGGTTGGAGAAGAGATTGAGGTAGTAGGTATTAAGAACACAGTTAAGACTACTTGCACCGGTGTTGAAATGTTCCGAAAATTATTGGATCAAGGTCAGGCTGGTGATAATGTTGGTATTTTATTAAGAGGTACCAAACGAGAAGATGTTGAGCGTGGTCAAGTTTTAGCTAAGCCTGGTTCTATTACTCCTCATACAGAATTCACAGCTGAAGTCTATGTGTTGTCAAAAGAAGAAGGTGGTCGTCATACTCCTTTCTTTAAAGGTTATCGTCCTCAGTTTTATTTCCGTACTACTGATGTTACTGGGACTATAGAATTACCAGCAGATAAAGAAATGGTTCTTCCTGGTGATAATGTTAGTATTACAGTAAAATTATTAGCTCCTATAGCAATGGAAGAAGGATTACGTTTTGCTATACGTGAAGGAGGAAGAACCTTAGGTGCTGGTGTAGTATCTAAAGTTATTGTTTAA